In Cynocephalus volans isolate mCynVol1 chromosome 3, mCynVol1.pri, whole genome shotgun sequence, one DNA window encodes the following:
- the RNASE10 gene encoding inactive ribonuclease-like protein 10, whose translation MKLNLVQIFFMLLLLLLGLGLGLGLGLHMAAAVLEESDQPLNEFWSSDSQDKAEATVQGQGSRTTEALVLSNRGVVQPGWPEETVPSEDEVGGSKMLRAEALFPSSKDYLRIEMTGRECNTMMAHKMKKHNVSCTPHYTFIHEDLETVQAVCNSPVVACELKGGKCHKSPRPFDLTFCKLSKPGQVTPNCNYLTFIVEKFIAITCNDMKFQLTPGQ comes from the coding sequence ATGAAGCTGAACCTGGTGCAGATCTTTttcatgctgctgctgctgctgctgggcctgGGTCTGGGTCTGGGTCTGGGTCTTCACATGGCTGCAGCAGTCCTGGAGGAGAGTGATCAGCCACTGAATGAATTTTGGTCCAGTGACTCACAAGACAAAGCTGAGGCCACTGTACAGGGACAGGGCAGCCGAACCACAGAAGCCCTGGTGCTTAGCAACAGAGGAGTGGTGCAACCTGGCTGGCCAGAAGAGACTGTCCCCAGTGAAGATGAGGTTGGAGGAAGCAAGATGCTAAGAGCTGAGGCTCTCTTTCCGAGCAGCAAAGACTACCTTAGGATTGAAATGACGGGCAGGGAATGCAATACCATGATGGCACACAAGATGAAGAAGCACAATGTCAGTTGCACACCCCACTACACATTCATCCATGAGGATCTGGAAACGGTCCAAGCTGTTTGTAACAGTCCCGTTGTTGCCTGTGAGCTCAAGGGGGGCAAATGCCACAAAAGCCCCCGTCCTTTTGATTTGACATTCTGCAAGTTGTCCAAACCAGGCCAAGTCACTCCCAACTGCAATTACCTAACCTTTATTGTGGAAAAGTTCATTGCTATAACCTGCAATGACATGAAGTTCCAGTTAACACCTGGACAATGA